The following proteins come from a genomic window of Malus domestica chromosome 02, GDT2T_hap1:
- the LOC139191972 gene encoding uncharacterized protein translates to MFFDGSARADGAGAGVVFMSPQRQILPYSFQLSELCSNNVAEYQALIIGLQMAINMEITTLEVYGDSKLIISQLLTEYEVRKDDLVPYFRLATQLLQKFEAVTLEHVPRKENQMADALANLASSMTLGEDEAADVPVCQRWVIPLTTEMLLDDTNVISVLPVDVEEWRQPLIDYLEYGKLPNDPRHRSEIRRRAPRFLYYKETLYRRSFEGVLLRCLGEEEANQAMEEAHSGVCGAHQSGPKLHFQLKRMVKTSDEHDEHRRDRLQGDGVEEAAPLFVQHRAHHTADEKSTSQQRNRTVQLRFRAAANKTGLHVVQ, encoded by the exons ATGTTTTTCGACGGATccgcacgagcagacggagcgggggcaggagtagtattcatgtcaccgcaaaggcaaatactaccttactcattccaactaagcgaattgtgctccaacaacgtcgctgagtaccaggCACTAATCATCGGGCTtcaaatggcgatcaacatggaaatcacaacccttgaggtatatggcgactctaagctcataattagtcaactcttgactgaatatgaggtgaggaaagatgatctcgttcCGTACTTCCGATTGGCAACTCAGCTGCTACAAAAGTTcgaggccgtaacactagaacatgtgccgagaaaagaaaatcaaatggcagacgctctcgctAACCTGGCCTCGAGTATGACACTAGGAGAAGATGAAGCTGCAGATgtgccagtttgccaaagatgggtcatccccCTCACCACCgaaatgctactagatgatacaaatgtcatctcggtacttccagtcgatgttgaagaatggagacaacCATTGATTGACTACTTGGAGTATGGGAAACTTCCAAatgatcctagacaccgctctgaaatacgtcgacgagcacctcgcttcctctactacaaagaaacactctaccggcgctctttcgaaggagtacttctgagatgcctaggtgaggaagaagccaatcaagccatggaagaagcacattcaGGCGTGTGCGGggcgcatcaatctggaccaaagctacatttccagctcaaaagaatgg TGAAGACTTCGGATGAACACGATGAACATCGACGTGACCGACTGCAGGGCGATGGGGTTGAAGAAGCTGCACCACTTTTTGTCCAACACCGAGCTCACCACACGGCAGACGAGAAGAGCACGTCGCAGCAAAGAAACAGGACGGTGCAGTTAAGATTCAGGGCA GCTGCAAATAAAACCGGTCTGCATGTAGTGCAGTGA
- the LOC103409646 gene encoding carboxylesterase 15-like yields the protein MVSEKKRPVEEVSGWLRVFDDGSVDRRWTGPPEVQFMVEPVEAHDEFIDGVSTKDVVADKSSGHRVRIYLPERKPENNDTKLPIILHFHGGGFCISQADWYMYYQIYTKLSRSTNAIVISVYQRLAPEHRLPAAIEDGYSALLWLRSLAQGEQNEPLLSHADYNRVFLIGDSSGGNIVHHVAAQSGTADLSPLRLAGAIPIHPGFVRAERSKSQLEQPQSPFLTLDMVDKFLGLALPVGSTKDHPITCPIGPEAQPLGNLKLPPFLLCIASRDLIIDTQMEYFEAMKKANKDVELLINEGVTHSFYLNKIAVDTDPETDAETERLIAGIKQFIKNH from the coding sequence ATGGTCAGCGAAAAAAAAAGGCCAGTCGAGGAGGTGTCTGGTTGGCTAAGAGTCTTTGATGATGGCTCTGTCGACCGGAGGTGGACTGGACCTCCTGAGGTTCAGTTCATGGTGGAGCCTGTGGAAGCCCACGATGAATTTATCGACGGAGTTTCCACAAAAGATGTGGTTGCCGACAAATCATCTGGCCATCGTGTCCGAATATATTTACCAGAGCGAAAGCCGGAAAATAATGACACCAAGCTACCAATAATCCTCCATTTCCACGGAGGTGGCTTTTGCATAAGTCAAGCTGATTGGTACATGTACTACCAAATATACACTAAACTATCTCGCTCCACGAATGCCATTGTAATCTCTGTCTATCAGAGGCTCGCACCGGAGCACCGTCTCCCGGCTGCAATCGAGGACGGCTATTCCGCTCTCCTTTGGCTCCGGTCATTGGCTCAAGGCGAGCAAAACGAGCCACTCCTCAGCCATGCAGACTATAACCGTGTGTTTCTTATTGGAGATAGCTCCGGAGGGAACATAGTCCACCATGTGGCGGCTCAATCAGGGACTGCGGATTTGAGTCCCTTAAGACTTGCCGGCGCGATTCCAATCCACCCCGGTTTCGTTCGAGCGGAGCGGAGTAAGTCGCAGTTGGAGCAGCCTCAGTCACCTTTCCTTACCCTAGATATGGTGGACAAGTTCTTAGGGTTAGCCCTTCCAGTGGGGTCCACCAAGGACCATCCCATAACTTGTCCGATAGGTCCCGAGGCCCAACCGTTGGGTAATCTGAAGCTTCCGCCGTTCCTTCTCTGCATTGCTTCCAGGGACTTGATCATAGACACGCAAATGGAGTACTTTGAGGCCATGAAGAAGGCCAACAAGGATGTGGAGCTTCTAATCAACGAGGGGGTGACTCATAGCTTTTATCTGAACAAGATTGCTGTCGACACGGACCCGGAAACTGACGCCGAAACTGAGCGTCTGATTGCAGGGATCAAACAGTTTATCAAGAACCACTAA